One part of the Pandoraea faecigallinarum genome encodes these proteins:
- a CDS encoding RsmB/NOP family class I SAM-dependent RNA methyltransferase — translation MRGERLPPALFEHTQRLLGSVLTFTGPADTLVSTYFRANDKLGHRERGVLAETVFAILRRKLEFGQHAVSGTGSQERRLALLGLAFTRGIASVELVATPEEAAWLEHVGQIDPASLSPRVRTNLPEWLYDRLAGRFDATELESLAAALNQPAPLDCRVNLIKANRDDVLAKLREDGFSAEPTPLAPNGIRLSGKPALQKHPLFMSGAIEVQDEGSQLLCQLVAPRRGEMIVDFCAGAGGKTLAIGAQMRSTGRLYAFDVSEKRLAKLKPRLARSGLSNVYPVMIDSENDSKIKRLAGKIDRVLVDAPCSGLGTLRRNPDLKWRQSPQSVAELTQKQTSILASAARLVKPGGRLVYATCSLLTEENGAIAEAFAAAHPDFVLLPANELLASQKIGLDTGKYLELLPNRNATDGFFAAVFERRAALKTASVTEALPQA, via the coding sequence ATGCGCGGCGAGCGGCTGCCGCCCGCGCTTTTCGAACATACGCAGCGGCTGCTGGGCAGTGTGCTGACGTTCACCGGCCCGGCCGACACGCTCGTGAGCACATACTTCCGCGCCAACGACAAGCTGGGCCACCGCGAGCGCGGTGTGCTGGCCGAGACGGTATTCGCCATCCTGCGCCGCAAGCTCGAGTTCGGTCAGCATGCCGTGAGCGGCACGGGTTCGCAGGAGCGCCGTCTGGCGTTGCTCGGTCTCGCCTTCACCCGCGGCATCGCATCGGTGGAACTGGTCGCCACGCCCGAGGAAGCCGCCTGGCTCGAACACGTGGGGCAGATCGATCCGGCCAGCCTTTCGCCGCGAGTGCGCACTAACTTGCCGGAATGGTTGTATGACCGGCTGGCCGGCCGTTTCGACGCGACCGAACTCGAATCGCTTGCGGCCGCGCTGAACCAGCCCGCGCCGCTCGATTGCCGCGTCAACCTCATCAAGGCAAATCGCGACGATGTGCTCGCGAAGCTGCGTGAGGACGGGTTCTCTGCCGAGCCGACGCCGCTTGCCCCCAACGGCATTCGCCTGTCGGGCAAACCGGCGTTGCAGAAGCACCCGTTGTTCATGTCGGGCGCCATCGAAGTGCAGGACGAGGGCAGCCAGTTGCTGTGCCAACTGGTGGCGCCGCGCCGTGGCGAGATGATCGTCGATTTCTGCGCCGGTGCCGGCGGCAAGACACTCGCCATCGGCGCACAGATGCGCTCGACCGGTCGGCTGTACGCCTTCGACGTCTCGGAAAAGCGGCTGGCGAAGCTCAAACCGCGTCTGGCGCGTAGCGGACTGTCCAACGTCTATCCGGTGATGATCGACAGCGAGAACGACAGCAAGATCAAGCGTCTCGCGGGCAAGATCGACCGTGTGCTGGTCGACGCGCCATGCAGCGGGCTCGGTACGCTGCGTCGCAACCCGGATCTGAAGTGGCGTCAGTCGCCGCAGTCGGTGGCGGAACTCACGCAGAAGCAGACGTCGATCCTGGCGAGCGCGGCGCGTCTGGTGAAGCCGGGCGGGCGTCTCGTGTACGCGACGTGCAGTCTGTTGACCGAGGAGAACGGCGCGATTGCCGAGGCATTCGCGGCGGCGCATCCGGACTTCGTGCTGCTGCCGGCCAACGAATTGCTCGCGTCTCAGAAAATCGGACTCGACACGGGCAAGTACCTCGAATTGCTGCCGAACCGCAATGCGACCGACGGCTTCTTTGCCGCTGTGTTCGAGCGTCGTGCGGCTTTGAAGACGGCGAGCGTCACCGAGGCGTTGCCGCAGGCGTAA
- the purN gene encoding phosphoribosylglycinamide formyltransferase encodes MKNIVILISGRGSNMQAIVRACTAEGWPARVAAVVANRPEAEGLAFARENGIPTAVVPSRGKTREVFDAELAAEIDRHRPDLVVLAGFMRILTPEFTERYAGRLINIHPSLLPAFPGLQTHARALEAGCKIVGATVHFVTAELDHGPYVVQTAIAVRDGDTPETLAERILPLEHVIYPRAVRWFVEDRLIVAGSRVTLAPRADGTVDPQDSQWLFGEDA; translated from the coding sequence ATGAAGAACATTGTCATCCTGATTTCCGGACGAGGCAGCAACATGCAGGCCATCGTCCGGGCCTGTACCGCAGAAGGCTGGCCGGCCCGCGTGGCCGCCGTCGTCGCCAATCGTCCCGAGGCCGAAGGCCTGGCATTTGCACGGGAAAACGGCATTCCCACCGCTGTCGTTCCCAGCCGTGGCAAGACCCGCGAGGTTTTCGACGCCGAACTCGCCGCCGAGATCGATCGCCATCGCCCCGATCTCGTCGTGCTCGCCGGATTCATGCGCATTCTCACGCCGGAATTCACCGAGCGCTACGCAGGGCGGCTCATCAACATCCACCCGTCGCTGTTGCCTGCATTCCCCGGATTGCAGACGCACGCCCGCGCACTGGAGGCCGGTTGCAAGATCGTCGGCGCGACCGTGCATTTCGTGACCGCGGAACTCGATCATGGCCCGTACGTGGTGCAAACGGCCATCGCCGTGCGTGACGGCGACACGCCCGAGACACTGGCCGAGCGCATTCTGCCGCTCGAACATGTCATTTATCCGCGTGCCGTGCGCTGGTTCGTGGAGGACCGTCTGATCGTGGCCGGCAGCCGCGTGACGCTCGCGCCGCGCGCCGACGGCACGGTCGATCCGCAAGATTCGCAATGGCTTTTTGGTGAGGACGCATGA
- a CDS encoding bifunctional riboflavin kinase/FAD synthetase → MRVFRGLPNAQSKAPCVLTIGNFDGVHLGHQALLARVRAAAAARSLPVCVMTFEPHPREYFTPERAPARISNLRDKFEALRAHGVDRLVVEHFNAHFAGQSPEDFVRNIIVDGLHTRWLLVGDDFRFGAKRAGDIDYLRDAGRRFDFVVEQMPTIAHDGVRISSSEVRAALADGNFERAHALLGRPYAITGHVVHGMKLGRKLGFPTLNLRIAHKHPALTGIFVVQVHGLADKPLPAVASLGLRPTVDDSGRVLLEVHLLDFTGDCYGKLVRVEFLQKLRDEAKFDGLAELEAAIAQDTREARAYFAHALDANGPSARRDFATSATDRIS, encoded by the coding sequence GTGCGAGTCTTCCGGGGTCTACCCAACGCGCAAAGCAAAGCGCCCTGCGTGCTGACGATCGGCAATTTCGACGGCGTGCATCTGGGCCACCAGGCACTGCTCGCACGCGTGCGCGCGGCGGCGGCTGCGCGCAGCTTGCCCGTGTGCGTGATGACGTTCGAGCCGCATCCCCGCGAATATTTCACGCCCGAGCGCGCGCCCGCGCGCATCTCCAATCTGCGCGACAAGTTCGAGGCGCTGCGCGCGCATGGCGTCGACCGTCTGGTGGTGGAGCACTTCAATGCCCACTTCGCCGGTCAGTCGCCCGAGGACTTCGTGCGCAACATCATCGTGGACGGTCTGCATACGCGCTGGCTGCTCGTGGGCGACGACTTCCGCTTCGGCGCGAAACGCGCGGGCGACATCGATTATCTGCGCGACGCCGGCCGCCGCTTCGACTTCGTCGTCGAACAGATGCCGACCATCGCGCACGACGGCGTGCGCATTTCCAGCTCGGAGGTGCGTGCAGCGCTTGCCGACGGCAATTTCGAGCGCGCCCACGCGCTGCTCGGCCGTCCGTACGCCATCACCGGTCACGTCGTGCATGGCATGAAGCTCGGCCGCAAGCTCGGCTTCCCCACGCTCAATCTGCGCATCGCCCACAAGCACCCTGCCCTCACGGGAATATTCGTCGTGCAGGTGCACGGCCTGGCGGACAAACCGCTGCCGGCTGTGGCAAGCCTGGGCTTGCGCCCGACCGTCGACGACTCCGGTCGCGTGCTGCTCGAAGTGCATCTGCTCGACTTCACAGGCGATTGCTACGGCAAACTCGTGCGCGTGGAATTCCTGCAGAAACTGCGCGACGAAGCGAAATTCGACGGACTGGCCGAACTCGAAGCCGCCATCGCGCAGGACACGCGCGAGGCACGCGCCTATTTCGCCCATGCGCTCGACGCCAACGGCCCGAGCGCACGACGCGATTTCGCCACGTCGGCCACCGACCGAATTAGTTGA
- the ileS gene encoding isoleucine--tRNA ligase: MSEKKAPSKYPVNLLDTPFPMRGDLPKREPLWVKQWQDKNIYDKIRRASKGRPKFILHDGPPYANGDIHIGHAVNKILKDMIVKARSLAGFDAAYVPGWDCHGMPIEIQIEKQFGKHLPVREVQEKARAYAAVQIERQKADFERLGVLGDWDNPYKTMNFSNEADELRALAKILENGYVYRGLKPVNWCFDCGSALAEAEVEYKDKTDLAIDVGFAFAEPDKVARAFGLPKLPREDGYIVIWTTTPWTIPSNQALNVHPEVEYALVSTERGLLILATDRVEECLKTYGLHGEIVARTKGEALSLIRFRHPLASADAGYDRTSPVYLGDYVTTDTGTGIVHSAPAYGVEDFVSCKAHDMPDSEIRMPVLGDGRYQDSLPLFGGQSIWDANAQIVEALREAGSLFHSFKYTHSYMHCWRHKSPIIYRATNQWFAGMDMKPADGAPGHGRTLREIALAGIEATEFFPSWGKQRLHNMIAHRPDWTLSRQRQWGVPMAFFVHKETGALHPRTPELLEAVAKRVELEGIEAWQTLDPVELLGDEAKDYVKNRDTLDVWFDSGTTHWHVLRGSHAHELGFPADLYLEGSDQHRGWFHSSLLTASMLDGRPPYKALLTHGFTVDGQGRKMSKSIGNTIVPQEVAGKLGAEIIRLWVASTDYSGELSISDEILKRVVESYRRIRNTLRFLLANLADYDHAKHAMPADQWLEIDRYAVALAQSLQTEVLGHYDRYEFHPVVSKLQTFCSEDLGGFYLDILKDRLYTSAPDAPARRAAQNALYHITHGLLKVMAPFLSFTAEEAWQVFQPGNDTIFTETYYAYPEVAQGTRLLEKWHLLRTVRGDVTKALEEARAAEQIGSSLQAEVDVRVSGRKYDVLASLGDDLRFVLITSAAKVTQVATEAEEGVVVTPSTHQKCERCWHYREDVGADAAHPTLCGRCVSNLFGSGEHRSAA, encoded by the coding sequence ATGAGCGAAAAGAAAGCCCCGAGCAAATATCCCGTCAACCTGCTGGACACGCCGTTCCCGATGCGGGGCGACCTGCCCAAGCGCGAACCGTTGTGGGTCAAACAATGGCAGGACAAGAATATCTACGACAAGATCCGCCGTGCCAGCAAGGGCCGGCCGAAGTTCATCCTGCATGACGGCCCGCCGTATGCCAACGGTGACATCCACATCGGACACGCGGTCAACAAGATCCTCAAGGACATGATCGTCAAGGCGCGCAGTCTCGCGGGCTTCGACGCCGCCTATGTGCCGGGCTGGGACTGCCACGGCATGCCCATCGAAATCCAGATCGAAAAGCAGTTCGGCAAGCACCTGCCGGTGCGCGAAGTGCAGGAAAAGGCGCGCGCCTACGCGGCCGTCCAGATCGAGCGCCAGAAGGCCGACTTCGAGCGTCTGGGCGTGCTCGGCGACTGGGACAATCCGTACAAGACCATGAACTTCTCGAACGAAGCGGACGAGCTTCGTGCGCTCGCGAAGATTCTGGAGAACGGCTACGTGTACCGGGGCCTGAAGCCGGTGAACTGGTGCTTCGACTGTGGTTCGGCACTGGCAGAAGCGGAAGTCGAGTACAAGGACAAGACCGATCTGGCCATCGACGTGGGCTTCGCCTTCGCCGAACCGGACAAGGTCGCGAGGGCGTTCGGTCTGCCGAAGCTGCCGCGTGAAGACGGCTACATCGTGATCTGGACGACCACGCCGTGGACGATCCCCTCGAACCAGGCGCTCAACGTGCACCCGGAAGTCGAGTACGCACTCGTGTCGACCGAGCGCGGGCTGCTGATCCTCGCGACCGATCGCGTCGAGGAATGCCTGAAGACGTATGGCCTGCACGGGGAAATCGTCGCCCGCACGAAGGGCGAAGCGCTCTCGCTGATCCGCTTCCGTCATCCGCTCGCGAGCGCCGACGCCGGTTACGATCGCACCTCGCCGGTCTACCTCGGCGACTACGTCACGACCGATACCGGCACCGGTATCGTCCACTCGGCGCCGGCCTACGGCGTGGAGGACTTCGTGTCGTGCAAGGCGCACGACATGCCGGACTCGGAAATCCGCATGCCGGTGCTCGGCGACGGCCGCTACCAGGACAGTCTGCCGCTTTTCGGCGGCCAGTCGATCTGGGACGCCAATGCGCAGATCGTCGAAGCGCTGCGCGAAGCCGGCTCGCTGTTCCATTCGTTCAAGTACACGCACAGCTACATGCACTGCTGGCGCCACAAGTCGCCGATCATCTATCGCGCGACGAATCAGTGGTTTGCCGGCATGGACATGAAGCCGGCCGATGGTGCGCCGGGCCACGGCCGGACGCTGCGCGAAATCGCGCTCGCCGGCATCGAAGCCACGGAATTCTTCCCGTCGTGGGGCAAGCAGCGCCTGCATAACATGATCGCGCACCGCCCGGACTGGACGCTCTCCCGTCAGCGTCAATGGGGCGTGCCGATGGCCTTCTTCGTCCACAAGGAAACCGGCGCACTGCACCCGCGTACGCCCGAACTGCTCGAAGCCGTGGCCAAGCGCGTGGAGCTCGAAGGCATCGAAGCCTGGCAGACGCTCGACCCGGTCGAACTGCTTGGCGACGAAGCGAAGGATTACGTGAAGAACCGCGACACGCTCGACGTCTGGTTCGACTCGGGCACGACGCACTGGCACGTGCTGCGCGGCTCGCATGCGCATGAGCTGGGCTTCCCGGCCGACCTGTATCTGGAAGGCTCGGATCAGCATCGTGGCTGGTTCCACTCGTCGCTGCTGACCGCGTCGATGCTCGATGGCCGCCCACCCTACAAGGCGCTGCTCACGCACGGCTTCACCGTCGACGGTCAGGGCCGCAAGATGTCGAAGTCGATCGGCAACACCATCGTGCCGCAGGAAGTCGCGGGCAAGCTGGGCGCCGAAATCATCCGCCTGTGGGTGGCCTCGACCGACTACTCTGGCGAGTTGTCGATCTCGGACGAAATCCTCAAGCGCGTGGTCGAAAGCTACCGCCGTATCCGCAACACGCTGCGCTTCCTGCTCGCGAACCTGGCCGATTACGACCACGCGAAGCACGCCATGCCGGCCGACCAGTGGCTCGAAATCGACCGCTACGCCGTGGCGCTGGCGCAGTCGCTGCAAACCGAAGTACTCGGCCACTACGACCGTTACGAGTTCCACCCGGTCGTGTCCAAGCTCCAGACGTTCTGCTCCGAAGACCTCGGCGGCTTCTATCTCGACATCCTGAAGGACCGTCTATACACGAGCGCGCCGGACGCCCCGGCACGCCGCGCCGCCCAGAACGCGCTGTATCACATCACGCACGGCCTGTTGAAGGTGATGGCCCCGTTCCTTTCGTTCACGGCAGAGGAAGCGTGGCAGGTGTTCCAGCCGGGCAACGACACGATCTTCACCGAGACGTACTACGCTTACCCGGAAGTGGCGCAAGGCACGCGTCTGCTCGAGAAATGGCATCTGCTGCGCACGGTGCGCGGCGACGTCACGAAGGCGCTCGAAGAAGCGCGTGCCGCCGAACAGATCGGTTCGTCGCTGCAGGCGGAAGTCGACGTTCGCGTCTCGGGCCGCAAGTACGACGTACTCGCGAGCCTTGGCGACGATCTGCGCTTCGTGTTGATCACCTCGGCCGCCAAGGTGACGCAAGTCGCGACGGAAGCCGAAGAAGGCGTGGTGGTCACGCCATCGACGCATCAGAAATGCGAGCGCTGCTGGCACTATCGTGAAGACGTGGGCGCGGACGCTGCTCACCCGACCCTTTGCGGACGCTGCGTGTCGAATCTGTTCGGCAGCGGCGAACACCGGAGCGCGGCATAA
- the lspA gene encoding signal peptidase II, translating to MASKAGARTGAKRSAGGAARSGGTFGLAPWLGIAVIAILLDQVTKLTILKTFQYGEFRPLTSFFNLVLVYNKGAAFSFLAAAGGWQRWFFTLLGVVAAAVIILLLKRHNGQKMFCLSLSLILGGALGNVIDRVIYGHVIDFLDFHVGGWHWPAFNVADSAICVGAVLLVIDELRRVRRGK from the coding sequence ATGGCAAGCAAAGCAGGCGCGCGAACGGGCGCAAAGCGCAGTGCGGGAGGCGCAGCGCGCAGCGGCGGCACCTTCGGGCTGGCGCCGTGGCTGGGGATCGCGGTCATCGCGATCCTGCTCGATCAGGTGACCAAGCTCACGATTCTGAAGACGTTCCAGTACGGCGAATTCCGCCCGCTGACCTCGTTCTTCAATCTGGTGCTGGTGTACAACAAGGGCGCGGCGTTCAGCTTTCTGGCGGCCGCCGGGGGCTGGCAGCGCTGGTTCTTCACATTGCTCGGTGTCGTGGCGGCGGCGGTCATCATCCTGCTGCTCAAGCGCCATAACGGCCAGAAGATGTTTTGCCTGTCGCTGTCGCTGATTCTCGGTGGCGCATTGGGCAACGTGATCGACCGCGTCATCTACGGCCACGTGATCGACTTTCTGGACTTTCACGTCGGCGGCTGGCACTGGCCGGCGTTCAACGTGGCCGACTCGGCCATTTGCGTCGGCGCAGTACTGCTGGTGATCGACGAGTTGCGACGCGTGCGGCGCGGAAAGTAG
- the coaBC gene encoding bifunctional phosphopantothenoylcysteine decarboxylase/phosphopantothenate--cysteine ligase CoaBC encodes MERGELAGKTIVLGLTGGIACYKSAELTRLLIKAGATVQVVMTEAATQFITPLTMQALSGRPVFTSQWDSRIDNNMAHIDLSREADAILIAPASTDFLAKLAHGMADDLLCTLCVARDCPLLVAPAMNRQMWANPATQRNAATLRGDGVTILGPGSGDQACGEIGDGRMLEPEDLYEALAGFFQPKRLAGRRVLITAGPTFEPIDPVRGLTNLSSGKMGFALARAAAQAGADVHLVAGPTSLATPYGVTRSNVQTAQQMFDAVMADVARNDIFIAVAAVADWRVKDVAQDKIKKTGVADVPTLEFVQNPDILAAVAQLPKPPYCVGFAAESGDLEKHGAQKRQRKQVPLLVGNLGPATFGRDDNEIILFDETGQKRLPRADKQSLARSLMIEIAARLPPRAPA; translated from the coding sequence ATGGAACGCGGTGAACTGGCTGGCAAGACCATCGTCCTCGGCCTGACGGGCGGCATCGCCTGCTACAAGTCGGCCGAACTCACGCGGCTGCTCATCAAGGCCGGCGCGACGGTGCAGGTCGTCATGACCGAGGCCGCCACGCAATTCATCACGCCGCTCACGATGCAGGCGCTCTCGGGCCGCCCCGTCTTTACAAGTCAGTGGGACAGCCGCATCGACAACAACATGGCGCACATCGACCTCTCACGTGAGGCCGATGCGATCCTCATCGCCCCGGCCTCCACCGACTTTCTCGCCAAGCTCGCGCACGGCATGGCCGACGATCTGCTTTGCACACTGTGCGTGGCGCGCGACTGTCCGCTGCTCGTCGCGCCCGCCATGAACCGCCAGATGTGGGCAAATCCGGCCACGCAACGCAATGCTGCGACGCTGCGCGGCGATGGCGTCACGATTCTCGGCCCCGGCAGCGGCGATCAGGCATGCGGCGAAATCGGCGACGGGCGCATGCTCGAACCCGAGGACCTGTACGAAGCGCTCGCAGGCTTCTTCCAACCGAAGCGTCTGGCCGGACGCCGCGTGCTGATTACCGCCGGCCCCACGTTCGAGCCCATCGATCCGGTGCGCGGCCTGACCAATCTGTCGAGCGGCAAGATGGGCTTCGCCCTCGCGCGCGCCGCCGCCCAGGCAGGCGCCGACGTGCATCTCGTGGCAGGGCCGACATCGCTCGCCACGCCTTATGGCGTCACGCGCAGCAACGTGCAGACGGCACAGCAGATGTTCGACGCCGTGATGGCCGACGTCGCCCGCAACGACATCTTCATCGCCGTGGCGGCGGTAGCCGACTGGCGGGTGAAGGACGTTGCGCAAGACAAGATCAAGAAGACAGGCGTCGCCGACGTGCCGACGCTCGAATTCGTTCAGAACCCGGACATTCTCGCAGCCGTGGCGCAGTTGCCGAAGCCGCCTTATTGCGTGGGCTTCGCGGCCGAGTCGGGCGATCTGGAAAAACATGGCGCACAGAAGCGTCAACGCAAGCAGGTGCCGCTGCTCGTGGGCAACCTCGGGCCGGCCACGTTCGGCCGGGACGATAACGAAATCATCCTGTTCGACGAGACGGGTCAGAAGCGACTGCCGCGCGCCGACAAACAGTCGCTCGCGCGCAGCCTCATGATCGAAATCGCCGCGCGCCTGCCTCCGCGCGCGCCGGCCTGA
- a CDS encoding MFS transporter, whose amino-acid sequence MTQLPPSARPDVSVYGTLSMLAAIMFFGFMTIGMPLPVLPVYVHETLGFGSFVVGVTIGIQSVVTLLLRSYAGRTVDTRGPRNAVLTGLCGCAAAGVLYLVASIMPTPPLALGVLLAGRVVLGFGESLLLTGGMSWGIGLLGAAHASKAISWQGVSMYTALAVGAPFGAYLLQTTGFTVVSLVNIGLPSIAFAIALRLPAATPVGGTRLPFFKVVGLVWRPGLAMTLGSIGYAVIAAFITLFYASHGWPGAAFALTLYSGTFIAMRVLFSHAVDRFGGRRVAMCSLLFSAIGQFLLWGAVNPHMALAGAGLTGVGFSLVFPALGVEALRQVPPQNRGAALAAYSAFFDLALGLIGPMAGLVANFFGYASIFLCGALGGVVAILMIARLPHAGPGAAPGDSSAGSGH is encoded by the coding sequence ATGACGCAACTTCCCCCCTCCGCGCGGCCCGACGTGAGTGTCTACGGGACACTGAGCATGCTTGCCGCGATCATGTTCTTCGGCTTCATGACGATCGGCATGCCGCTGCCCGTGCTGCCGGTATATGTCCATGAAACGCTGGGTTTCGGCTCGTTCGTTGTGGGGGTGACGATCGGCATTCAATCCGTGGTCACGCTGTTGCTGCGCTCGTACGCAGGCCGCACCGTGGACACGCGCGGCCCGCGCAACGCGGTGCTCACTGGATTGTGCGGCTGCGCGGCTGCCGGTGTGCTGTACCTTGTCGCCTCGATCATGCCGACGCCGCCGCTCGCGCTGGGCGTGCTGCTCGCGGGACGCGTCGTGCTCGGCTTCGGCGAAAGCCTGTTGCTCACGGGCGGCATGTCCTGGGGCATCGGACTGCTCGGTGCGGCGCATGCGAGCAAGGCGATTTCGTGGCAAGGCGTGTCGATGTACACCGCTCTCGCGGTCGGCGCGCCGTTCGGCGCCTACCTGTTGCAAACCACAGGCTTCACAGTCGTTTCGCTCGTCAACATCGGGTTGCCCAGTATCGCATTCGCCATCGCCCTGCGCCTTCCGGCCGCAACGCCGGTCGGCGGCACGCGCCTGCCGTTCTTCAAGGTGGTCGGCCTGGTTTGGCGTCCCGGACTTGCAATGACGCTCGGCAGCATCGGTTACGCTGTGATCGCCGCGTTCATCACGCTGTTCTACGCCAGCCACGGCTGGCCGGGCGCGGCGTTCGCGCTCACGCTCTACAGCGGTACGTTCATTGCGATGCGCGTGCTGTTCTCGCACGCAGTGGACCGTTTCGGCGGACGCCGCGTCGCCATGTGCTCGCTGCTCTTCAGCGCCATCGGCCAGTTCCTGCTATGGGGCGCGGTGAACCCGCATATGGCGCTGGCCGGCGCGGGCCTCACGGGCGTGGGCTTCTCGCTGGTATTCCCGGCGCTTGGCGTGGAAGCGCTGCGTCAGGTGCCGCCGCAAAACCGCGGCGCGGCGCTCGCGGCATACTCAGCGTTCTTCGATCTGGCGCTCGGCCTGATCGGTCCGATGGCCGGACTCGTCGCGAACTTCTTCGGCTACGCATCGATTTTCCTTTGCGGCGCCCTCGGCGGCGTCGTGGCGATTCTGATGATTGCGCGCCTGCCGCACGCAGGTCCGGGCGCAGCGCCGGGGGATTCGTCCGCCGGCAGCGGCCATTGA
- a CDS encoding LLM class flavin-dependent oxidoreductase — MVQPTQRIKLSILDQTPVIHGHSVADAIAATVELAQAADDLGYTRYWCAEHHGLRGVANPAPEVMIARLASVTKRLRVGSGGVMLPYYSPFKLAEQFLMLEALFPNRIDLGVGRAPGGDMRTARAVAKGPYDAGEHFPQQVAELAGLFGDSLADDHPYRGVLLQPAVQTRPELWVLGSSEFGGLLAAQLGLRYCFAHFINAHYGHRVTQAYRERFTPGQLEKPYCSVALFVICADTHAQAEALEAGVDLRRVQMAYGMNEPIPSLEQGAQAKAQYRERELSVIAREKPRSIIGTPERVTERVLALQAQFEADEITVLTVAGSYGARLRSHELLAQAFSLRAGD; from the coding sequence ATGGTGCAGCCTACGCAACGAATCAAACTGTCGATTCTCGATCAGACGCCTGTCATCCACGGCCACAGCGTTGCAGACGCCATCGCCGCGACCGTCGAATTGGCGCAAGCCGCCGACGATCTCGGCTACACACGCTACTGGTGTGCGGAGCACCACGGGTTGCGCGGCGTGGCCAACCCCGCGCCGGAAGTCATGATCGCCCGTCTGGCGAGCGTGACGAAGCGTCTGCGGGTCGGCTCGGGCGGCGTCATGCTGCCCTACTACAGCCCGTTCAAACTGGCCGAGCAATTCTTGATGCTCGAAGCGTTGTTCCCGAATCGCATCGATCTGGGTGTCGGCCGCGCGCCGGGGGGCGACATGCGCACCGCGCGCGCCGTAGCGAAGGGACCGTACGACGCCGGGGAGCACTTTCCCCAACAGGTCGCCGAACTGGCGGGACTCTTCGGCGACTCCCTGGCGGACGACCATCCGTATCGCGGGGTCTTGTTGCAACCGGCGGTACAGACGCGTCCCGAACTGTGGGTGTTGGGATCGAGCGAGTTCGGTGGATTGCTCGCCGCGCAGCTTGGCCTGCGCTACTGCTTCGCTCACTTCATCAACGCGCATTACGGTCATCGCGTGACACAGGCCTATCGCGAACGCTTCACGCCGGGACAGCTGGAGAAGCCTTACTGCTCGGTGGCCCTGTTCGTGATCTGCGCCGATACGCACGCGCAGGCCGAAGCGCTGGAGGCGGGCGTGGACCTGCGTCGCGTGCAGATGGCATACGGCATGAACGAGCCGATCCCCAGCCTTGAACAAGGGGCGCAGGCCAAGGCGCAGTATCGTGAGCGGGAACTGTCCGTCATCGCGCGGGAGAAGCCGCGTAGTATCATCGGCACCCCGGAGCGCGTCACCGAACGCGTGCTGGCGTTGCAGGCGCAATTCGAAGCCGACGAGATCACCGTGCTGACGGTGGCCGGCAGCTATGGCGCCCGCCTGCGTTCCCATGAATTGCTGGCGCAGGCATTTTCACTGCGTGCCGGGGACTGA
- the dut gene encoding dUTP diphosphatase, with the protein MKLDVKILDERLRAQLPAYATPGSAGLDLRACLDAPMTIAPGQTVLVPTGLAIHLADAGYAALILPRSGLGHKHGIVLGNLVGLIDSDYQGQLMVSTWNRGNEPFVLNPFERLAQLVIVPVVQAEFNIVDEFPESDRGEGGFGSTGKQ; encoded by the coding sequence ATGAAACTCGACGTCAAGATTCTCGACGAACGCCTGCGCGCGCAACTGCCCGCCTATGCCACGCCCGGTAGCGCCGGACTCGATCTGCGCGCCTGTCTCGACGCACCGATGACCATCGCCCCGGGGCAGACGGTACTCGTGCCCACGGGACTCGCCATCCATCTGGCCGACGCAGGCTATGCCGCCCTGATCCTGCCGCGATCGGGCCTCGGCCACAAGCATGGCATCGTGCTCGGCAACCTCGTTGGTCTGATCGACTCGGACTACCAGGGGCAGTTGATGGTCTCCACATGGAACCGCGGCAACGAGCCGTTCGTGCTGAATCCGTTCGAGCGTCTGGCACAACTGGTCATCGTGCCGGTCGTGCAGGCCGAATTCAATATCGTCGACGAATTTCCGGAAAGCGATCGCGGCGAGGGAGGCTTCGGCAGCACGGGCAAGCAATAA